One region of Chryseobacterium sp. SORGH_AS_0447 genomic DNA includes:
- a CDS encoding DUF3606 domain-containing protein, which produces MSDDLNKRRPQDASKINVHEDWELEYWSKELGVSKEKIREAVKAVGTSVAAVRRYLGK; this is translated from the coding sequence ATGAGTGACGATTTAAATAAAAGAAGACCGCAGGATGCAAGTAAAATTAATGTGCATGAAGACTGGGAATTAGAATATTGGTCAAAAGAGCTTGGTGTTTCTAAGGAAAAAATAAGAGAGGCCGTCAAAGCTGTTGGGACTTCTGTGGCTGCAGTGAGAAGGTACCTTGGAAAATAA
- a CDS encoding ATP-binding protein, with amino-acid sequence MITADRSFENNFTSDLLIQALACSPAPTALYSGEDIIIRFANQGMLELWGKDASVIGKPLMEALPELEGQPFLGLLQQVWRSGKTYAVSEAPAKLIKNGVETLDYFDYEYRALLDENQKTWCILNTALNVTSRREFLEQLRVKEEREQALNEEMATTLEELTYSNEELGNSIQQLAHSKEYIRAIIEQAPVGIAMLKGPEHLIEIANPAILQIWGRTEDEVVGYPHEQVRPELRGQPVNGWLREVYESGVPKINNEFLVKLHHKDGLREAIVNSIYQPIFSEHGEISGVLIILEEITQQVLERRKNENDQHMLAMAIDAGELATFYYQPETNLFSGNTLLKNWFGLSSSENLDLSIALEVIIPEDRERVASAIVQTLSKNSNGHYFVEYRIQNKSDYRVRLLQARGRVFYDTQGNALSLNGTLRDITEQKKEEERKDDFMGIVSHELKTPITSLKAYLQVLQRMAVKAEHQLQQSTLEKSLKQVDNMAAMINGFLNVSRLDSGQMHIEKTTFDFQLLFSEIEDEVLSVIHTHQFIFQAAGPLQVSADREKISQVIHNLIGNAVKYSPMGTVVTVEYAKTEDNRLQIKVQDQGKGISADDQQRIFERYYRVQDNQNTSITGFGIGLYLCKEIIELHEGSIEVESSQDEGSVFSFVLPLKG; translated from the coding sequence ATGATAACTGCAGACCGTTCATTCGAAAACAATTTTACTTCCGACTTACTGATTCAGGCCCTCGCCTGCTCTCCCGCACCCACCGCCCTTTATTCCGGCGAAGACATTATCATCCGTTTTGCGAACCAGGGAATGCTGGAACTTTGGGGGAAGGACGCTTCCGTGATTGGGAAACCACTGATGGAGGCACTTCCGGAACTGGAAGGACAGCCTTTTTTGGGACTTTTGCAGCAGGTCTGGCGTTCGGGGAAAACCTATGCGGTATCGGAAGCGCCGGCTAAGCTGATTAAGAACGGAGTTGAAACGCTGGATTATTTTGATTACGAATATCGTGCCCTTTTGGATGAAAACCAAAAAACCTGGTGCATCCTGAACACGGCACTGAACGTTACCTCTCGCCGCGAATTCCTGGAACAGCTTCGGGTGAAAGAAGAAAGGGAACAAGCCCTGAATGAAGAAATGGCCACTACCCTCGAGGAACTGACCTACAGCAATGAAGAACTCGGCAATTCCATTCAGCAGCTTGCCCATAGCAAAGAATATATCCGTGCCATCATCGAACAGGCCCCCGTGGGAATCGCGATGCTGAAAGGACCGGAGCATCTTATTGAGATTGCCAATCCGGCGATCCTACAGATCTGGGGACGTACGGAAGATGAAGTCGTGGGTTATCCGCATGAACAGGTACGACCTGAACTGCGCGGCCAGCCTGTGAACGGATGGCTCCGTGAAGTATACGAAAGCGGTGTCCCGAAAATAAACAACGAATTTCTGGTAAAACTTCATCATAAAGACGGATTGCGGGAAGCGATCGTCAACTCCATTTACCAGCCTATCTTTTCAGAACACGGAGAAATTTCAGGGGTCCTGATCATCCTTGAAGAAATTACCCAGCAGGTATTGGAACGGCGCAAAAATGAAAACGACCAGCATATGCTGGCGATGGCCATCGATGCGGGGGAACTCGCTACTTTCTATTATCAGCCTGAAACCAATCTGTTTTCCGGCAATACGCTTCTCAAGAACTGGTTTGGTCTTTCTTCGAGTGAAAATTTAGATCTGTCCATCGCATTGGAGGTGATTATTCCGGAAGACCGGGAACGTGTTGCTTCTGCCATCGTTCAGACTTTAAGCAAGAATTCCAACGGCCATTATTTCGTGGAATACCGGATCCAAAATAAATCAGACTATAGAGTCCGGTTGCTTCAGGCCCGCGGACGGGTTTTCTACGATACACAGGGGAATGCTCTGAGCCTTAACGGCACTTTAAGAGACATCACCGAACAAAAGAAAGAGGAAGAACGGAAAGACGATTTTATGGGAATCGTAAGCCACGAGCTGAAAACCCCGATCACTTCGCTAAAAGCTTATCTTCAGGTGTTGCAGCGGATGGCGGTAAAAGCAGAACATCAGCTGCAGCAGAGTACCCTGGAAAAATCCCTCAAGCAGGTGGATAATATGGCTGCGATGATCAATGGTTTCCTGAATGTCTCCAGGTTAGATTCCGGGCAGATGCACATCGAAAAGACAACCTTCGATTTCCAGCTGCTATTCTCAGAAATTGAGGATGAGGTTTTATCCGTTATTCATACCCATCAGTTTATTTTCCAAGCAGCCGGGCCTTTGCAAGTATCGGCGGACCGCGAGAAAATTTCGCAGGTCATCCACAACCTCATCGGAAACGCGGTAAAATATTCACCGATGGGAACGGTGGTTACGGTGGAATATGCAAAAACGGAAGATAACCGCTTACAAATTAAGGTTCAGGATCAGGGCAAAGGAATATCAGCAGATGATCAGCAGCGGATATTTGAACGGTACTACCGGGTACAGGATAATCAAAACACCTCTATAACAGGCTTTGGGATCGGACTTTACCTCTGCAAAGAAATTATCGAGCTTCACGAAGGCAGCATTGAGGTTGAGAGCTCACAGGATGAAGGTTCGGTTTTCTCATTTGTTTTGCCGCTTAAAGGATAA
- a CDS encoding pyridoxamine 5'-phosphate oxidase family protein, translated as MEKASLQTIAEKMKDLDFCMMTTRDEKQVPHSRPMSNNGKVEYDGDSWFFTYEDSNKVQQIENDNKVNLIYQTDDMLFIDCYGKASIVKDKETLEEKWVDGLEQWFPEGIDTPGICLIKVSAERVTFWHKDQEGEYTAA; from the coding sequence ATGGAAAAAGCATCATTACAGACCATTGCAGAAAAAATGAAAGATTTAGACTTCTGCATGATGACCACACGCGACGAAAAACAGGTTCCGCATTCCAGGCCGATGAGCAACAACGGCAAAGTAGAATATGACGGAGACTCGTGGTTTTTCACATACGAGGACAGCAATAAAGTTCAACAGATTGAAAATGACAACAAGGTGAATCTCATTTACCAAACCGATGATATGTTGTTTATCGATTGCTACGGTAAGGCATCGATAGTCAAGGATAAGGAAACCCTTGAAGAAAAATGGGTGGATGGCCTGGAACAGTGGTTTCCGGAAGGCATCGATACCCCGGGAATCTGTTTAATAAAAGTCAGCGCAGAGCGGGTAACGTTTTGGCATAAGGACCAGGAGGGAGAATATACCGCAGCTTAA
- a CDS encoding SDR family oxidoreductase — translation MKNRALVVGATGITGSNLAEELISQNWTTYGLARNHLSTVAGLQPVKADLLDEESLSEALKDITPTHVFFTTWMRKENEQENITVNRVMVQNLLNVLSPKKSVRHVALVTGLKHYLGPFEAYVNAGTLPETPVREEHPRLEYPNFYYAQEDAVYEAAERDHFSWSIHRPHTVIGYAIGNLMNMGITLAVYASICKETGAKFVWPGSEAQWNGLSDVTDAKILAKQLIWASTIEEAKNQAFNVTNGDVFRWKWLWKRITDYFGIEADGYNGAIRPLEKEMETKQEAWSEIAEKYDLKEKDLNRLSSAWHTDLDLGRPLEVMTDMSKSRKLGFTAFESTEDSFIRLFEKLRAEKIIP, via the coding sequence ATGAAAAATAGAGCATTGGTTGTTGGCGCAACCGGAATTACAGGAAGCAATCTTGCTGAAGAATTAATTTCCCAGAACTGGACCACTTATGGTCTCGCACGAAATCACCTATCGACTGTAGCGGGTTTACAGCCGGTTAAGGCAGATCTGCTGGACGAAGAAAGCTTGTCGGAAGCTCTTAAAGATATTACTCCCACCCACGTTTTTTTTACCACCTGGATGCGAAAAGAGAATGAGCAGGAAAATATTACCGTTAACAGGGTAATGGTTCAAAATCTGCTTAATGTTTTATCGCCGAAAAAATCGGTCCGTCATGTGGCATTGGTTACAGGGTTGAAACATTATCTGGGCCCGTTTGAAGCGTACGTAAATGCGGGAACTTTACCTGAAACGCCGGTGCGGGAAGAGCATCCCAGACTAGAATATCCCAATTTCTATTATGCCCAGGAAGATGCAGTGTACGAAGCGGCAGAAAGGGATCACTTTTCCTGGAGCATTCACCGGCCTCATACCGTGATAGGTTATGCTATCGGCAACCTGATGAATATGGGAATCACACTGGCTGTTTATGCGAGTATATGCAAAGAAACGGGGGCGAAATTTGTGTGGCCCGGTTCTGAAGCGCAATGGAACGGATTATCAGATGTTACCGACGCAAAAATCCTGGCAAAGCAGCTAATCTGGGCATCAACCATAGAAGAAGCAAAAAATCAGGCCTTTAATGTTACCAACGGGGATGTTTTCCGGTGGAAGTGGTTGTGGAAAAGAATAACAGACTATTTCGGCATCGAGGCAGACGGTTACAATGGTGCCATCAGGCCTCTCGAAAAAGAAATGGAAACCAAACAGGAAGCCTGGAGCGAAATCGCAGAGAAATATGATCTGAAAGAAAAAGACCTTAACCGCCTGAGTTCAGCCTGGCACACCGATCTGGACCTGGGAAGGCCGCTGGAGGTGATGACCGATATGTCTAAAAGCAGGAAACTCGGCTTTACCGCTTTTGAAAGCACAGAGGATTCTTTTATCCGTTTGTTTGAGAAGCTGAGAGCGGAAAAGATAATTCCTTAA
- a CDS encoding Crp/Fnr family transcriptional regulator, which yields MFRVLTKHIREKVDLSEQDIVLLKSFFVQKRLGKKQYLLREGEICNYLTFVSCGILKSFMSDEKGQDRISLFAFEGWWISDFNSFINREKALLNIDAIEDSEVLLISFDNYERLMLQIPVMDRYFRILYQNSLVTKDHRLMISNKSTAEEKYISLVQTNPEIAKRIPHTLIASYLGLSPETVSRIRKKLLFQ from the coding sequence ATGTTCAGGGTCTTAACCAAACACATCCGAGAGAAGGTTGATTTGAGTGAGCAGGATATCGTTCTGCTGAAATCCTTTTTCGTACAGAAACGTCTCGGAAAGAAACAGTATTTGTTGCGGGAAGGGGAAATCTGCAATTACCTGACATTCGTAAGCTGCGGAATTTTAAAGTCCTTTATGAGCGATGAAAAAGGGCAGGATCGGATCAGTCTTTTTGCCTTTGAAGGCTGGTGGATTTCGGATTTCAATAGTTTTATCAATCGTGAAAAAGCACTGCTGAACATCGATGCCATTGAAGATTCTGAAGTGCTTCTCATCAGTTTTGATAATTACGAACGGTTAATGCTCCAGATTCCGGTAATGGACCGGTATTTTAGGATTTTATACCAAAACAGCCTGGTGACCAAAGACCACCGACTGATGATTTCCAATAAATCGACCGCCGAAGAGAAATATATATCACTGGTACAGACCAATCCTGAAATCGCCAAAAGAATACCGCATACATTAATTGCTTCGTATTTGGGGCTAAGTCCGGAAACGGTAAGCAGGATCAGAAAGAAACTGCTGTTTCAATAA
- a CDS encoding catalase, translating into MKNKDFSDGKLNQLQDHTTDNSGAALTTNQGLKINNNQDSLKSGERGPSLLEDFILREKITHFDHERIPERIVHARGSGAHGTFKLNKSLAKYTKAKFLSEEGKETPVFVRFSTVAGSAGSTDLARDVRGFAVKFYTEEGNYDLVGNNIPVFFIQDAIKFPDLIHAVKPEPDNQIPQAASAHDTFWDFISLMPESMHMIMWAMSDRAIPRSLRMMEGFGVHTFKFVNEEGKMHFVKFHFKPKLGVHSVAWDEATKISGKDPDFHRRDLWEAIENGAFPEWDFGVQIIPEEDEHKFDFDLLDPTKLIPEEEVPVELVGTLTLNRNPDNFFAETEQIAFHPGHLVPGIDFSNDPLLQGRLFSYTDTQLSRLGSPNFHEIPINRSINTVHNNQRDGHMRQQIVKGKVSYEPNSMGGGCPFQAMMKDGGFATQEERVDGKKIRARSKSFVDHYSQAKLFYNSQSAPEKKHLQNALIFELSKVTIPAIRERVVGQLAFIDKDLAATVAKKVGVQVTKLEQPNGSIPADADPKTLQSEEREPSTKTSEALSMKNTVKDSIESRIIGFIMEDGVHAADVNALQSKLEGKGAMVQIIAGSLSPVTADDGTSFTPKHSLTSTASVCFDALYIASGKKSVENLLNEDNKPGTILFVNEAYKHCKAIYFGKETEEILKMSNVSSKKHEDPGIISSDDQNADDAFIKAVANHRVWELEAERNNPA; encoded by the coding sequence ATGAAAAACAAAGATTTTTCCGACGGAAAATTAAATCAGCTTCAGGACCATACCACCGATAATTCCGGTGCGGCGCTGACAACCAATCAGGGTTTAAAGATTAACAACAATCAGGATTCCCTGAAATCGGGCGAAAGAGGACCGAGTTTGCTGGAGGATTTTATTTTAAGAGAAAAAATTACCCATTTCGATCACGAAAGAATCCCGGAAAGGATTGTTCACGCACGCGGTTCGGGTGCACACGGAACTTTTAAGCTCAATAAAAGCTTAGCCAAATATACAAAAGCTAAATTCCTATCGGAAGAAGGGAAGGAAACTCCTGTTTTCGTGCGGTTCTCTACTGTAGCAGGAAGTGCGGGCAGTACCGATCTCGCAAGGGATGTAAGAGGGTTTGCCGTTAAATTTTATACGGAAGAAGGCAATTACGACCTGGTAGGAAACAATATTCCGGTATTTTTTATACAGGATGCCATCAAATTTCCGGATCTCATTCATGCTGTAAAACCGGAGCCGGATAACCAGATTCCGCAGGCAGCTTCTGCACACGATACGTTCTGGGATTTTATCTCCCTGATGCCGGAAAGCATGCATATGATCATGTGGGCGATGAGCGACCGGGCCATCCCGAGAAGCTTGAGAATGATGGAAGGCTTCGGGGTTCACACTTTTAAATTCGTTAATGAGGAAGGAAAGATGCACTTCGTGAAGTTCCATTTCAAGCCGAAATTGGGAGTCCATTCCGTAGCCTGGGATGAGGCGACAAAGATTTCGGGTAAAGATCCGGATTTCCACAGGAGGGACCTTTGGGAAGCGATTGAAAACGGCGCGTTCCCGGAATGGGATTTCGGCGTGCAGATCATTCCAGAAGAAGACGAGCATAAATTTGATTTCGATCTGCTGGATCCTACCAAACTGATTCCTGAAGAAGAAGTTCCGGTAGAATTGGTAGGAACGCTGACCCTTAACAGAAACCCGGATAATTTCTTTGCGGAAACCGAGCAGATTGCTTTCCACCCGGGACATTTGGTGCCGGGCATCGATTTCTCTAATGATCCGTTATTGCAGGGGAGATTGTTCTCTTATACCGATACCCAGTTATCCAGATTAGGTTCGCCAAATTTCCATGAAATTCCAATTAACCGATCCATCAATACCGTGCACAACAACCAGCGTGACGGTCACATGAGACAGCAGATCGTAAAAGGAAAAGTAAGTTATGAACCGAATTCTATGGGTGGCGGATGTCCTTTCCAGGCGATGATGAAAGATGGCGGTTTTGCGACACAGGAAGAAAGAGTCGACGGGAAAAAGATCCGGGCAAGAAGTAAAAGTTTTGTGGATCATTATTCTCAGGCTAAATTATTCTACAACAGCCAATCGGCACCGGAAAAGAAACATCTTCAGAATGCTTTGATCTTCGAATTGTCGAAAGTAACCATTCCTGCCATTCGTGAAAGGGTAGTGGGGCAGCTGGCATTTATCGATAAAGACCTGGCCGCTACGGTTGCAAAGAAAGTAGGTGTACAGGTTACCAAACTGGAACAGCCGAACGGAAGCATTCCTGCGGATGCAGATCCGAAAACGCTTCAAAGCGAGGAACGAGAACCGTCGACAAAAACTTCTGAAGCATTGAGCATGAAAAACACCGTTAAAGATTCCATTGAGAGCCGGATCATCGGTTTCATTATGGAAGACGGCGTACATGCAGCTGATGTAAATGCGTTACAGTCAAAACTAGAAGGAAAAGGAGCCATGGTTCAGATCATTGCGGGAAGTCTTTCGCCGGTGACTGCAGATGACGGTACAAGCTTTACGCCGAAGCATTCATTAACCAGCACCGCCAGTGTATGCTTTGATGCATTGTATATCGCCAGCGGCAAAAAATCGGTTGAGAATCTCCTGAATGAAGATAATAAGCCAGGAACAATCCTTTTTGTAAATGAAGCATATAAGCATTGCAAAGCGATCTATTTCGGAAAGGAAACCGAAGAGATCCTGAAAATGAGTAATGTGAGCAGCAAAAAACATGAAGATCCGGGTATTATCAGCTCAGATGATCAGAATGCCGATGATGCCTTCATAAAAGCAGTTGCCAATCACAGAGTCTGGGAATTGGAAGCGGAAAGAAACAATCCGGCTTAA
- a CDS encoding suppressor of fused domain protein — protein sequence MKWQCQSGAVFMRIIEMYYETSEMEHIMFISPFLWEDKLEPLKLPNKTVHWLLGVPISDKELEYKMENGKSALEDIFQEKDIDIFDINRISAI from the coding sequence ATGAAATGGCAGTGTCAATCAGGGGCAGTATTTATGAGAATTATTGAAATGTATTATGAAACCTCTGAAATGGAGCATATTATGTTTATATCACCTTTCTTATGGGAGGATAAACTAGAACCGTTGAAACTTCCTAATAAAACTGTACATTGGCTTTTGGGAGTTCCAATTTCAGACAAAGAACTAGAATATAAAATGGAAAATGGTAAATCTGCCTTAGAGGATATTTTTCAGGAAAAAGATATAGATATATTTGATATTAATAGAATATCTGCTATTTAA
- a CDS encoding DUF4375 domain-containing protein produces the protein MKNEEISSKYYANSVKGLNDKILNDKDLWYDYINDLPQNLQVTYTIIIYHEQVFNGGLHQYFFNSYGQFAYLTIENLKLIKAFEASKILEKAVEIVNSEHYDIEEFRTRIFSRKLEKITEFDDEIFDSLEKLDDEYYDLDEDLEQLLVDYLQNHLKN, from the coding sequence ATGAAAAATGAAGAAATATCCAGCAAATATTATGCAAATTCGGTTAAAGGTTTAAATGATAAAATATTAAATGATAAGGATTTGTGGTATGATTATATTAATGATTTGCCTCAAAATTTACAGGTCACCTATACGATAATTATTTATCATGAACAGGTATTTAATGGTGGTTTACATCAATACTTTTTTAATTCATATGGACAATTTGCTTATTTAACCATTGAAAATTTAAAGCTTATAAAAGCATTTGAAGCATCAAAAATTTTAGAGAAAGCAGTAGAAATTGTCAACAGTGAACATTACGACATTGAAGAATTTAGAACAAGAATTTTCAGTAGAAAATTAGAAAAAATTACTGAATTTGATGATGAAATTTTTGATTCATTAGAGAAATTAGATGATGAGTATTATGATCTTGATGAAGATTTGGAACAATTGCTTGTTGATTATTTGCAAAATCATTTGAAAAATTAA
- a CDS encoding DUF4375 domain-containing protein — translation MLSNRTLIEKYYLQSTKDLKDDWFDSDMPYWYSHIVNLPKHLQATYLTVLVESQVFNGGFDQYFVNGYGQFAKETIDALIEIGAFKKSNLLENAFNLVKDDNLSDEEFRKQLLNKNLKRLFREDILDEPLRKLDDIYYNIEDENVEDLLADYLKKLPFK, via the coding sequence ATGTTGAGCAACAGAACACTAATTGAAAAATACTATCTACAATCGACCAAGGATCTTAAAGATGACTGGTTTGATAGTGATATGCCATATTGGTATAGTCACATTGTAAATCTTCCTAAACATCTTCAAGCAACATATCTTACAGTGCTAGTGGAAAGCCAGGTATTTAATGGGGGATTTGACCAATATTTTGTAAACGGTTATGGGCAATTTGCAAAGGAAACGATAGACGCTTTAATTGAAATAGGAGCATTTAAAAAATCAAATTTATTAGAAAATGCTTTCAATCTAGTAAAAGATGATAATTTGAGCGATGAAGAATTTCGGAAACAACTATTAAATAAAAATCTTAAAAGACTTTTCAGAGAGGATATCTTAGATGAGCCCTTAAGAAAATTAGATGATATATATTATAATATTGAAGACGAAAATGTAGAAGATTTATTAGCAGACTATTTAAAAAAACTACCTTTTAAATGA
- a CDS encoding DUF4375 domain-containing protein, which translates to MKNEEITCKYYADSVKGLNTKIINDKDLWYKYVIDLPQNLQVTYTIIIFHEQVFNGGLHQYFFNSYGQFAYLTIENLKLIKASKAAKILKKALELVNIEQYDIDEFRTRIFNRRLDKITDFDDELFDSLEKLDDEYYDLDEDLEQLLVDYLKNHLKN; encoded by the coding sequence ATGAAAAATGAAGAAATAACCTGCAAATATTATGCAGATTCGGTTAAAGGCTTAAACACGAAAATAATAAATGATAAGGATTTATGGTATAAATATGTTATTGACTTACCTCAAAATCTACAAGTAACATATACAATAATTATTTTTCATGAACAGGTCTTCAATGGAGGTTTGCATCAATATTTTTTTAATTCATATGGACAATTTGCTTATTTAACCATTGAAAATTTAAAGCTAATAAAAGCTTCTAAAGCAGCGAAAATTTTAAAGAAAGCTTTAGAACTTGTCAATATCGAACAATATGACATTGATGAATTCAGAACAAGAATTTTCAATAGAAGATTAGATAAAATTACTGATTTCGATGATGAACTTTTTGATTCATTAGAGAAATTAGATGATGAGTATTATGATCTTGATGAAGATTTGGAACAATTGCTTGTTGATTATTTGAAAAATCATTTGAAAAATTAA